A stretch of Malus sylvestris chromosome 11, drMalSylv7.2, whole genome shotgun sequence DNA encodes these proteins:
- the LOC126590735 gene encoding protein CNGC15b-like: MGYGNSKSIRFQDDVELAKLPSVNEVGVVKLKYKIDGGEVAEPFEKEVSRNTGKSLKAKVLSRVFSEDYERVQKKILDPRGQTVRRWNKIFLVTCLVSLFMDPLFFYLPSARDEFCISIGEPLEVVLTFVRSVADVFYIIQIFINFRKAYIAPSSRVFGRGELVIESSKIALRYLRLDFWIDLIAALPLPQVLIWIVIPTLSGSTVTNTKNVLRFIIIFQYIPRLFLIYPLSSQIVKATGVVTETAWAGAAYNLMLYMLASHVLGACWYLLSIERQESCWRSVCGLANTSCRYDYFDCRWAQDPNRKSWYQSSNVTNLCIPDNYQFGIYGDAVTYDVTTSSFFNKYFYCLWWGLRNLSSLGQNLSTSTYVGEIMFAIIIATLGLVLFALLIGNMQTYLQSTTVRLEEWRIKRTDTEQWMRHRQLPPELRQSVRKYDQYKWLATRGVDEEALLNGLPMDLRRDIKRHLCLDLVRRVPLFDQMDERMLDAICERLKPALCTEGTFLVREGDPVNEMLFIIRGHLDSYTTNGGRTGFFNSCGIGPGDFCGEELLTWALDPRPSVILPSSTRTVKSISEVEAFALVAEDLKFVASQFRRLHSKQLRHKFRFYSHQWRLWSACFIQAAWRRCKKRREAAELKAKENHTENEPAKLPPVSDLVTYAARLAASTRRGANKHSGVVGSLQKPAEPDFSVEEE; the protein is encoded by the exons GAGTCTTTTCCGAGGACTATGAGAGAGTGCAGAAGAAAATATTAGATCCTCGAGGACAGACTGTTCGCCGTTGGAACAAGATTTTCTTAGTAACTTGTTTAGTTTCTTTGTTCATGGACCCTCTATTCTTTTACTTGCCATCGGCGAGAGATGAATTCTGCATTAGTATTGGAGAACCACTTGAAGTTGTTCTAACATTTGTTCGATCAGTGGCTGATGTTTTTTACATAATCCAAATTTTTATTAACTTTCGCAAAGCTTATATTGCACCTTCCTCTCGTGTATTTGGGAGAGGAGAGCTTGTAATAGAATCTTCAAAGATCGCATTGAGATACCTACGCCTGGATTTCTGGATAGACCTCATTGCTGCGCTGCCCCTTCCTCAG GTCCTGATTTGGATTGTAATCCCAACCCTTAGCGGTTCGACAGTGACAAACACAAAAAACGTCCTTCGATTCATCATAATCTTTCAATACATACCAAGGCTCTTTCTTATATATCCGCTCTCATCACAAATAGTTAAGGCCACTGGTGTTGTGACAGAGACAGCTTGGGCAGGGGCTGCATATAATCTGATGCTATACATGTTGGCAAGTCAT GTTTTAGGAGCTTGTTGGTACCTTCTTTCAATTGAGCGGCAAGAATCTTGTTGGAGAAGTGTTTGTGGTCTTGCGAATACGTCTTGCAGATATGATTACTTTGACTGTCGTTGGGCTCAAGACCCTAACAGGAAGTCCTGGTACCAGTCGAGTAATGTCACAAATCTCTGTATTCCAGATAATTATCAGTTCGGTATTTATGGTGACGCGGTGACATATGATGTTACAACCTCGTCGTTCTTCAACAAATACTTTTACTGTCTCTGGTGGGGTCTAAGAAACCTCAG TTCTTTGGGACAAAATCTTTCAACAAGTACTTATGTTGGAGAGATAATGTTTGCTATAATCATCGCTACTCTTGGTCTGGTTCTCTTTGCATTGCTGATTGGTAATATGCAA ACATACCTCCAATCCACAACTGTGAGACTAGAAGAGTGGAGGATAAAGAGAACTGACACAGAACAATGGATGCGTCATAGGCAACTGCCTCCGGAGCTAAGACAGTCTGTACGGAAGTATGATCAATACAAGTGGTTGGCTACTCGAGGAGTTGATGAGGAAGCTCTTCTCAATGGCCTACCTATGGATCTTCGAAGGGACATCAAGCGGCACCTTTGCCTTGACCTTGTTCGACGA GTTCCTTTGTTCGATCAAATGGATGAAAGGATGCTGGATGCAATATGTGAGAGGCTTAAACCTGCCTTGTGCACCGAAGGCACATTTCTAGTCCGCGAAGGAGACCCTGTCAATGAAATGCTCTTCATAATTCGAGGCCACCTTGATTCTTACACCACAAATGGTGGTCGAACCGGATTTTTCAACTCATGCGGTATTGGTCCGGGTGACTTCTGTGGTGAGGAACTGCTGACATGGGCTTTGGACCCTCGTCCAAGTGTCATCCTGCCATCTTCAACGCGCACAGTCAAATCCATCTCTGAAGTAGAAGCATTTGCTCTAGTAGCAGAGGACTTGAAATTCGTAGCATCCCAGTTCAGAAGACTTCACAGCAAGCAACTTAGACACAAGTTCCGGTTCTATTCACATCAATGGAGATTATGGTCTGCATGTTTCATACAGGCAGCATGGCGTCGATGTAAGAAAAGAAGGGAAGCAGCCGAACTCAAGGCTAAAGAAAACCACACAGAAAATGAGCCTGCAAAACTTCCACCTGTGTCGGACTTGGTTACCTATGCTGCAAGGCTCGCTGCAAGCACCAGACGTGGTGCCAATAAGCATTCTGGGGTCGTTGGCTCATTGCAGAAGCCAGCGGAGCCTGATTTTTCAGTTGAGGAGGAATGA